A stretch of the Corynebacterium maris DSM 45190 genome encodes the following:
- a CDS encoding glycoside hydrolase family 15 protein: protein MAERQAGSGSTPLEDYALVSDTHTGALVARDGSVDWLCLPRFDSQAVFSSLVGDESHGHWRIGIAGGEVTERHYVGYSMILRTVWASETGTAEVVDFMPTTPDADGNVRHDLVRRVRCLSGVVEVETVLRLRFDYGAATPFFTYDSDVDGDALICAISGPNAVQVAGPELRRSPKTNCHHGTHRLAEGEEANWVLTWHRSYDDAPEPMDYSEAMETTREYWSKWAAHPELSGQYEDEVRRSLVVLRALTDSTTGGIVAAPTTSLPEEFGGSRNWDYRYVWLRDSALSIEVLVRSGFSRRAEEWRDWLLRAIAGDAHDLRIMYGLGGERHLPEFELDHLPGYEGSRPVRIGNGAAEQYQADVVGTVMVALEKIRDAGVPESELSWDLQRALLRFQKARFDVKDHGLWEMRGEPDWFTHGRAMMWAAFDRGIAAVDKHDYPVEDGELDTWRELRERLREEIFERGWNDEIESFTQVYGGTEVDASLLQLAQIGFVDYDDPKMLATVARIECDLLDDAGFLHRYRTTGFDGLEGDEYPFLMCSYWLTEQYAFSGRLDDAHAEMRRLLSVSTDLGLQSEEYSPEHGRLAGNFPQAFSHLGLVRAAQTIGEVEQVD from the coding sequence ATGGCAGAGCGGCAGGCAGGTTCCGGCTCGACCCCGTTGGAGGACTACGCGTTGGTCTCTGACACGCATACGGGCGCGCTGGTGGCCCGCGACGGCAGCGTGGATTGGTTGTGTCTGCCGCGGTTTGATTCGCAGGCGGTGTTTTCGTCGTTGGTCGGCGATGAGTCGCACGGCCATTGGCGGATCGGAATCGCTGGCGGGGAGGTCACGGAGCGGCATTATGTGGGGTATTCGATGATTCTGCGCACCGTGTGGGCCAGTGAGACGGGCACCGCGGAGGTGGTGGATTTCATGCCGACCACGCCGGACGCCGACGGCAACGTCCGGCATGACCTGGTGCGGCGGGTGCGGTGTCTCAGCGGCGTCGTGGAGGTGGAGACGGTGCTGCGGCTGCGGTTCGATTACGGGGCGGCCACCCCGTTTTTCACGTATGACTCCGACGTCGACGGCGATGCGTTGATCTGCGCGATTTCGGGGCCGAACGCGGTGCAGGTGGCGGGCCCGGAGTTGCGGCGGTCTCCGAAGACCAACTGTCACCACGGAACGCACCGGTTGGCGGAGGGCGAGGAGGCCAATTGGGTGTTGACCTGGCATCGCTCCTATGACGATGCGCCGGAGCCGATGGATTATTCCGAGGCGATGGAGACCACCCGGGAGTATTGGTCGAAGTGGGCGGCGCATCCGGAGTTGTCGGGCCAGTACGAGGATGAGGTGCGTCGCTCGTTGGTGGTGTTGCGTGCATTGACGGATTCCACGACGGGCGGCATCGTCGCCGCCCCGACGACGTCGTTGCCGGAGGAGTTCGGGGGCAGCCGGAACTGGGATTACCGCTACGTGTGGCTGCGGGATTCGGCGCTGTCGATCGAGGTGCTGGTGCGCTCCGGGTTTTCTCGGCGCGCGGAGGAGTGGCGGGATTGGCTGCTGCGAGCGATCGCAGGTGACGCGCATGACCTGCGCATCATGTACGGGTTGGGCGGTGAGCGACATCTGCCGGAGTTCGAGTTGGATCATCTGCCCGGTTATGAGGGGTCGCGCCCGGTGCGCATCGGCAACGGGGCGGCGGAGCAGTATCAGGCGGACGTGGTGGGCACGGTGATGGTCGCGTTGGAGAAGATCCGGGACGCGGGTGTGCCGGAGTCGGAGTTGTCGTGGGATCTGCAGCGGGCGTTGTTGCGCTTCCAGAAGGCGCGTTTCGACGTCAAGGACCACGGGCTGTGGGAGATGCGCGGTGAGCCGGACTGGTTCACGCATGGCCGGGCGATGATGTGGGCGGCGTTCGACCGGGGGATCGCGGCCGTCGACAAGCATGATTATCCCGTGGAGGACGGGGAGCTCGACACGTGGCGGGAGTTGCGGGAGCGTCTGCGCGAGGAGATTTTTGAGCGCGGGTGGAACGACGAGATCGAGTCTTTCACCCAGGTGTACGGCGGCACGGAGGTGGACGCCTCGTTGTTGCAGCTCGCCCAGATCGGGTTTGTGGACTACGACGACCCGAAGATGCTGGCCACGGTGGCGCGCATTGAGTGTGACCTGCTGGATGACGCCGGGTTCCTGCACCGCTACCGCACCACCGGTTTCGACGGCCTGGAGGGCGACGAGTATCCGTTTTTGATGTGTTCCTACTGGTTGACGGAGCAGTACGCGTTTTCCGGGCGGCTGGACGATGCGCACGCGGAGATGCGGCGGTTGTTGTCGGTGAGCACGGATCTGGGACTGCAGTCGGAGGAGTATTCTCCGGAGCATGGCCGGCTGGCGGGGAATTTCCCGCAGGCGTTTTCGCACCTGGGTCTGGTGCGGGCGGCGCAGACGATCGGGGAAGTCGAGCAGGTAGACTAG
- a CDS encoding DUF503 domain-containing protein, with protein sequence MWIGWIEFDLLMGDVHSLKQKRSLVRPVVAELRRKFPVSAAEVGHLDLHRRALVGASVVAADRAHVVDVLDEIERLVAFRPEFELLSAHRDMLRSDEE encoded by the coding sequence ATGTGGATCGGGTGGATTGAGTTCGACTTGCTCATGGGCGACGTGCATTCGCTGAAGCAGAAGCGCTCGCTGGTGCGCCCCGTGGTCGCGGAGCTGCGGCGGAAGTTCCCGGTCAGCGCCGCCGAGGTCGGGCACCTGGACTTGCACCGCCGCGCGCTGGTGGGCGCCAGTGTCGTCGCCGCGGACCGCGCGCACGTGGTGGACGTGCTCGACGAAATCGAACGCCTGGTGGCTTTCCGGCCGGAGTTCGAGCTGTTGTCCGCGCACCGGGACATGCTGCGCTCCGACGAGGAGTGA
- a CDS encoding ribonuclease domain-containing protein, with amino-acid sequence MAHQAPQKKTVLGTIGAALLVAIGGYFGVDLLTDEQAPAGSTVSGLPACEMGSLPDEAEETAADIVAGGPFEYPDNDGTRFGNYEGELPDQELGYYREYTVDTPGLDHRGARRIVTGGDADTDPDVWYYTHDHYESFCEIPDAS; translated from the coding sequence ATGGCTCATCAGGCCCCGCAGAAAAAGACCGTCCTCGGGACAATCGGCGCAGCGTTGCTGGTTGCCATCGGCGGATATTTCGGCGTGGACCTGCTCACCGATGAGCAAGCCCCCGCCGGGTCGACCGTCTCTGGCCTGCCGGCCTGCGAGATGGGCTCACTTCCCGACGAGGCCGAGGAAACCGCCGCCGACATCGTCGCGGGCGGCCCCTTCGAGTATCCGGACAACGACGGCACCCGCTTCGGCAACTACGAAGGCGAACTGCCCGACCAAGAGCTCGGCTACTACCGGGAATACACGGTGGACACCCCGGGCCTTGATCACCGCGGCGCCCGCCGCATCGTCACCGGCGGCGACGCCGACACCGACCCGGACGTCTGGTACTACACCCACGACCACTACGAATCGTTCTGCGAGATCCCCGATGCCTCTTAG
- a CDS encoding glucose-6-phosphate dehydrogenase, with translation MTENNAPTPHTFLILGGNSDLAGRLLIPGIADYLSLTPQASIRIVGSSRSDDHDYPGFIRDALADADADGITDDVIDHLADTATWVTADATDLDDLTTAVEHAVHRDPDARLVIYYGLAPEVTDDTIDHLRQITLPDNTVLAMEKPFGVDAPSAAELEDKLAATVTEDHIFRVDHFLSQAATINLIGALEANHLLQAGWNNTAVETIDIVYDEALGLEGRADFYDSTGAAEDMLQSHLLNTAAHILAATDPDTSVNDVLDAATADVSAARRARYTAGTVEGRELPAYADEEGVDPQRQTETLAQVTFTVDNDQWRGVPVTLRSGKAIGNALQAITVTYKPTEQHPDAPTTRLVVPFEDKIAVDLNVADHGDPEALQQVRLNSALSPSRLTPYGRIVKAIVTDDHDVEVPAGAPERAWAIMQPVLDAFSSGEVPLDEYEAGSHGPQEWFD, from the coding sequence ATGACGGAGAACAACGCCCCCACCCCCCACACCTTCCTCATCCTCGGCGGCAACAGCGACCTCGCCGGACGCCTGCTCATCCCCGGCATCGCGGACTACCTCTCCCTCACCCCGCAGGCGAGCATCCGCATCGTCGGCAGCAGCCGCAGCGACGACCACGACTACCCCGGCTTCATCCGCGACGCCCTCGCCGACGCCGACGCCGACGGCATCACCGACGACGTCATCGACCACCTCGCCGACACCGCCACCTGGGTCACCGCCGACGCCACCGACCTCGACGACCTCACCACAGCCGTCGAGCACGCCGTCCACCGCGACCCCGACGCCCGCCTGGTCATCTACTACGGCCTCGCCCCCGAAGTCACCGACGACACCATCGACCACCTCCGCCAAATCACCCTGCCCGACAACACCGTCCTGGCCATGGAAAAACCCTTCGGCGTCGACGCCCCCTCCGCGGCCGAACTCGAAGACAAACTCGCCGCCACCGTCACCGAAGACCACATCTTCCGCGTCGACCACTTCCTCAGCCAAGCCGCCACCATCAACCTCATCGGCGCCCTCGAAGCCAACCACCTCCTCCAAGCCGGCTGGAACAACACCGCCGTCGAAACCATCGACATCGTCTACGACGAAGCCCTCGGCCTCGAAGGCCGCGCCGACTTCTACGACTCCACCGGCGCCGCCGAAGACATGCTCCAATCCCACCTGCTCAACACCGCCGCCCACATCCTCGCCGCCACCGACCCCGACACCAGCGTCAACGACGTCCTCGACGCCGCCACCGCCGACGTCAGCGCCGCGCGCCGGGCCCGCTACACCGCGGGCACGGTCGAGGGCCGCGAGCTGCCCGCCTACGCGGACGAAGAGGGCGTGGATCCCCAGAGACAGACCGAGACGCTGGCGCAGGTGACCTTCACCGTGGACAACGACCAGTGGCGGGGCGTGCCGGTGACGCTGCGTTCCGGCAAGGCCATCGGCAATGCGCTACAGGCGATCACGGTGACCTATAAGCCCACCGAGCAGCACCCCGACGCTCCGACCACCCGCCTGGTCGTGCCTTTCGAGGACAAGATCGCCGTCGACTTAAACGTCGCCGACCACGGCGACCCGGAGGCGCTGCAGCAGGTGCGCCTGAACAGCGCATTGTCGCCCTCACGGCTGACCCCGTACGGGCGCATCGTCAAAGCGATCGTCACCGACGACCACGACGTGGAGGTCCCTGCTGGGGCACCCGAGCGGGCGTGGGCCATCATGCAGCCGGTGCTGGACGCGTTTTCCTCCGGTGAGGTGCCGCTGGACGAATACGAGGCCGGCTCCCACGGGCCGCAGGAGTGGTTCGACTGA
- a CDS encoding deoxyguanosinetriphosphate triphosphohydrolase, which produces MPPYTYTAHDTARIFAEGAKGSQFADAEPDHRSDFDRDRARVQHSAALRRLADKTQVVGPRDGDTPRTRLTHSLEVAQIARGIGSELGLDPDLCEVAGLTHDIGHPPYGHNGERALDALAADCGGFEGNAQNLRILSKLEPKTLDDAGRSVGLNLTRAALDASCKYPRTRTNPDGTLNRKYSAYDSEADVLAWLRDGHDDDSPPMEAQVMDWSDDIAYSVHDVEDAVVSGRMSFTVLWDLVELASLADKGSQAFGGTPDGLLEAADRLRQLDVINAAADFNHSLRGYVDLKRMTSELVGRYVGAAVAATDETAERPVGRQHGRLIVPEHAQAEVTLLKTVAVLYVMGMPVHQQRQHRQRDRIYRVHDYLLAGAPGTLDPMYRQWYREAETDAQRQRVVIDQIASMTEARLERIAKHSAGLAGFMG; this is translated from the coding sequence ATGCCCCCGTACACCTACACCGCCCACGACACCGCCCGCATCTTCGCCGAAGGGGCGAAGGGCAGCCAGTTCGCCGACGCCGAACCCGACCACCGCAGCGACTTCGACCGCGACCGCGCCCGCGTGCAGCACTCGGCGGCGCTGCGCCGGCTGGCCGACAAAACCCAGGTCGTCGGGCCCCGCGACGGCGACACCCCACGCACCCGGCTGACGCACTCGCTGGAAGTCGCCCAGATCGCCCGCGGCATCGGCTCCGAACTGGGACTCGACCCCGACCTCTGCGAAGTCGCCGGCCTGACCCACGACATCGGCCACCCGCCCTACGGCCACAACGGGGAACGCGCCCTCGACGCGCTGGCCGCCGACTGCGGCGGCTTCGAAGGCAACGCCCAGAACCTGCGCATCCTGTCCAAACTGGAGCCCAAAACCCTGGACGACGCCGGCCGCAGCGTCGGATTAAACCTCACCCGCGCAGCGCTGGACGCCTCGTGCAAGTACCCGCGCACCCGCACCAACCCGGACGGCACCCTCAACCGCAAATACAGCGCCTACGACTCCGAGGCCGACGTGCTGGCCTGGCTGCGCGACGGCCACGACGACGACTCGCCGCCCATGGAGGCGCAGGTGATGGACTGGTCCGACGACATCGCCTACTCCGTGCACGACGTCGAAGACGCCGTCGTCTCCGGCCGGATGTCCTTCACGGTGCTGTGGGACCTGGTGGAACTGGCGTCGCTGGCGGACAAAGGCTCCCAGGCCTTCGGCGGCACCCCCGACGGACTGCTGGAGGCCGCCGACCGCCTACGCCAACTCGACGTGATCAACGCCGCCGCCGACTTCAACCACTCCCTGCGCGGCTACGTCGACTTAAAACGCATGACCTCGGAACTGGTGGGCCGCTACGTCGGCGCCGCCGTCGCCGCCACCGACGAGACGGCCGAGCGACCCGTGGGCCGCCAACACGGCCGCCTGATCGTGCCCGAACACGCCCAGGCGGAAGTCACCCTGCTCAAAACCGTCGCGGTGCTCTACGTCATGGGCATGCCGGTGCACCAGCAACGCCAACACCGCCAACGCGACCGGATCTACCGGGTCCACGACTATCTGCTGGCGGGCGCGCCGGGCACGTTGGATCCGATGTACCGGCAGTGGTACCGGGAGGCGGAGACGGACGCGCAACGCCAGCGGGTGGTCATCGACCAGATCGCGTCGATGACGGAGGCCCGCCTGGAGCGCATCGCGAAGCACTCCGCCGGCCTGGCCGGGTTCATGGGCTAG
- a CDS encoding YdcF family protein: protein MNTPFRTGALALLTALPLAAASWPARILWHSARRSRSTPATVDSAAILGTAQYDGRPSAQLRGRLDHAVDVAARFPDAVLHPLGGKLPGDRYTEAQSAEKYLRDAGVTGRINAVPVGSSTKDSFEELAARSKVGRCLVITDPNHCLRAEKIARSAGIDAVASPTPYCPSQFPDRSWWESVVHESGGLVVLDVSHLLGPAAADMLETTLRRLQLLFKPSRRDRINQLEDTDT, encoded by the coding sequence ATGAACACACCATTCCGCACCGGGGCCCTAGCCCTGCTCACCGCCCTCCCGCTCGCAGCGGCCAGCTGGCCCGCCCGGATTCTCTGGCACTCCGCCCGCCGCTCCCGCAGCACCCCGGCGACGGTCGACTCCGCCGCCATCTTAGGCACCGCACAGTACGACGGCCGCCCCTCCGCCCAGCTGCGCGGCCGCCTGGACCACGCCGTCGACGTCGCCGCCCGTTTCCCCGACGCGGTGCTGCACCCACTCGGCGGCAAACTGCCCGGTGACCGTTACACCGAGGCCCAGTCCGCCGAGAAATACCTGCGCGACGCCGGCGTCACCGGACGCATCAACGCCGTGCCCGTCGGCTCCAGCACCAAAGACTCCTTCGAGGAACTCGCCGCCCGCAGCAAGGTGGGCCGCTGCCTGGTGATCACCGACCCCAACCACTGCCTGCGCGCGGAGAAAATCGCCCGTTCCGCCGGCATCGACGCCGTCGCCTCACCCACCCCGTACTGCCCGTCGCAATTTCCGGACCGCTCCTGGTGGGAATCCGTGGTGCACGAAAGCGGCGGACTAGTCGTCCTGGACGTCTCCCACCTCCTGGGCCCCGCGGCGGCGGATATGCTGGAAACCACACTGCGCAGGCTGCAACTGCTGTTCAAGCCGTCGCGCCGGGACCGAATCAACCAGCTGGAAGACACCGACACGTAA
- a CDS encoding DUF6640 family protein, producing MAAATAVGGAAVDANRTHLFNPAWPPHARFHDAQTISLAALLGGGLYALHRRDDAAAGAALPALFWASMASAFLYPGTGGLQAEFPELIPRIRGVWIDERFAAGTMLGLGAVGYVLTRRR from the coding sequence GTGGCCGCCGCGACCGCGGTCGGGGGAGCAGCCGTCGACGCCAACCGCACGCACCTGTTCAATCCCGCCTGGCCGCCGCATGCGCGTTTTCACGACGCCCAGACCATTTCCCTGGCCGCGCTGTTGGGCGGCGGCTTATACGCTCTGCACCGCCGTGATGACGCGGCCGCCGGCGCCGCGTTGCCGGCGCTGTTCTGGGCGTCGATGGCAAGCGCTTTCCTTTACCCGGGCACCGGCGGGCTGCAGGCGGAATTCCCGGAGCTGATCCCGCGCATCCGCGGGGTATGGATCGACGAGCGCTTCGCGGCCGGGACGATGCTGGGGTTAGGCGCGGTGGGCTACGTGCTCACCCGGCGCCGGTGA
- the dnaG gene encoding DNA primase, producing MAQGRIPESDIEAIRERAPIDEIVGEYVQLKPAGSDSMKGLSPFKDERTPSFHVRPARGYYHCFSTGKGGDVFSFLMEMEQLSFPEAVESVAQKIGYTIRYQGGSTGARKEKPGTRQRLIAANKAAHEFYREQLETPEAAPARDFLLQRGFAREHIYEFGCGYAPAGWDTLTKHLLRTGFDFQELEAAGLAKMGRRGPIDQFHRRLLWPIKDLAGNVIGFGARKLFDDDKMGKYMNTRDTMLYNKSKVLFGLDLAKRNIAQSHQAVVVEGYTDVMAMHAAGVTTAVASCGTAFGGDHLQVLRRLMLDDNYFRGELIYTFDGDEAGQKAAMRAFEGDQNFTGQSFVSVAPEGLDPCDLRLERGDAAVRDLVASRIPMFEFVVDSLIAEYSLDTAEGRLQALRRAVPVVADIRDDALRVEYARQLAGWVGWPDPDEVIRQVQAESRKPKRKKDDARRRATRFEHGESQPVQDIPLLIAPNPKDPRLWPERESLKIALQYPSQAGSYFDGLSSDTFTNEAYSAVREAIVAAGGCASGGDGGVEWIAAVAGEMADLSGRNLVSELAVEALATEDDLATFTDSVLSRLQEQRVSNQIAQLKSQLQRMRPADDEQAYNTLFADIIALEQARREYNHRAFRM from the coding sequence ATGGCACAGGGACGAATTCCGGAGAGCGACATCGAAGCCATCCGCGAGCGCGCCCCGATCGATGAGATCGTCGGCGAATACGTGCAGCTCAAACCGGCGGGCTCCGACTCGATGAAGGGGCTCAGCCCCTTCAAGGACGAGCGCACCCCCTCCTTCCACGTGCGCCCGGCGCGCGGCTACTACCACTGCTTTTCCACCGGCAAGGGCGGCGACGTCTTCAGCTTCCTCATGGAGATGGAGCAGCTGTCCTTCCCGGAGGCGGTGGAGTCCGTCGCCCAGAAAATCGGCTACACCATCCGTTATCAGGGCGGGTCGACGGGGGCGCGGAAGGAGAAGCCGGGCACGCGCCAGCGGTTGATCGCCGCGAACAAGGCGGCCCATGAGTTTTACCGCGAGCAGCTGGAGACCCCGGAGGCCGCCCCGGCCCGCGACTTTTTGCTGCAGCGCGGCTTCGCGCGCGAGCACATCTACGAGTTCGGGTGCGGCTACGCCCCGGCGGGGTGGGACACCTTGACCAAGCATCTGTTGCGCACGGGCTTCGACTTTCAGGAGCTGGAGGCCGCGGGCTTGGCGAAGATGGGCCGGCGCGGGCCGATCGATCAGTTCCACCGCCGCCTGTTGTGGCCGATCAAGGATCTGGCCGGCAATGTCATCGGCTTCGGCGCCCGCAAGCTCTTCGACGACGACAAAATGGGCAAGTACATGAACACCCGCGACACGATGTTGTACAACAAGTCGAAGGTGTTGTTCGGGCTGGATCTGGCCAAGCGCAACATCGCTCAGTCGCATCAGGCGGTGGTGGTGGAGGGCTACACCGACGTCATGGCCATGCACGCCGCCGGGGTGACCACCGCCGTGGCCTCCTGCGGCACCGCCTTTGGCGGCGACCATCTGCAGGTGCTGCGCCGGTTGATGCTGGACGACAACTATTTCCGCGGTGAGCTGATCTACACCTTCGACGGCGACGAGGCCGGCCAGAAGGCCGCCATGCGCGCCTTCGAGGGGGATCAGAACTTCACCGGCCAGTCCTTCGTCTCCGTGGCGCCGGAAGGCCTGGACCCGTGCGACCTGCGCTTGGAGCGCGGCGACGCCGCCGTCCGCGACCTGGTGGCCTCCCGCATCCCGATGTTCGAGTTCGTCGTCGACTCCCTGATCGCCGAGTACTCCCTCGACACCGCGGAGGGCCGACTGCAGGCGCTGCGGCGCGCGGTGCCCGTGGTCGCCGACATCCGCGACGATGCCCTACGCGTCGAATATGCCCGCCAGCTGGCCGGCTGGGTCGGCTGGCCCGACCCGGACGAGGTCATCCGCCAGGTCCAGGCCGAATCCCGGAAGCCGAAGCGGAAGAAGGACGACGCCCGCCGCCGCGCCACCCGCTTCGAGCACGGTGAGTCCCAGCCGGTGCAGGACATCCCCCTGCTGATCGCCCCGAACCCGAAGGACCCGCGCCTGTGGCCGGAGCGCGAATCCCTCAAGATCGCCCTGCAGTACCCCAGCCAGGCGGGCTCCTACTTCGACGGGCTCAGCTCCGACACTTTCACCAACGAGGCCTACTCGGCCGTGCGTGAGGCCATCGTCGCCGCCGGCGGATGTGCGTCCGGCGGGGACGGGGGAGTGGAGTGGATCGCCGCCGTCGCCGGCGAGATGGCGGACCTCTCCGGCCGCAACCTCGTCTCCGAGCTCGCCGTCGAAGCACTCGCCACCGAAGACGACCTGGCCACCTTCACCGACTCCGTGCTTTCCCGGCTGCAGGAGCAGCGCGTGAGCAACCAGATCGCCCAGTTAAAAAGCCAACTGCAGCGCATGCGCCCCGCCGACGACGAACAGGCCTACAACACCTTGTTCGCCGACATCATCGCCCTAGAGCAGGCGCGACGCGAGTACAACCACCGGGCGTTTCGGATGTGA